One region of Solea senegalensis isolate Sse05_10M linkage group LG14, IFAPA_SoseM_1, whole genome shotgun sequence genomic DNA includes:
- the LOC122780744 gene encoding intraflagellar transport protein 56-like has translation MIHFGVKPLFGGETVRSIQKKNQTKVPHLEDYLQQRDFLGALTLLEFQRSIGENVKHADLWIGYCAFHLGDFKRAMEEYQSLTRDPECPAEVWAYLACSLFFLGLYKEAEEAACKAPVSPLQNRLLLHLAHKFNAEKNLMEFHKNLKDTIEDNLSLASINYMHSHYNEAIDIYRQLALQNGDFPALNMYVALCYYRLGYYERSLEVLNMYLQSIPDSTIAINLKACNHFRLDKSRAAEAELKNLINSSSCSFQFAKELIQHNLVVFCGGAGALQMLPPLINVIPEARLNLVIYHLRQDNSQEAYNLIKDLVPTTPQEYTLKGVVNVTWGREIGSRDHLKIAQQFFQLVGGLVTECDTVPGRQCLASCFFLLRQFEDVLVYLNSIKRYLYYDDTFNFNYAQAKAALGYYKEAEVIFQLVQSDKIKNDYIYLSWLARCYIMNQKGQLAWELYLKMRTSSYSFSFLKLIASDCYTMGQFYYAAKAFDALEKLQPESNYYEGKRGACVGVFQLILANKEPKETLKEVVHLLQNSGNPQVEYIIRTLRKWAKDNGVILS, from the coding sequence GTATTGGAGAGAATGTGAAGCATGCCGACCTCTGGATTGGCTACTGTGCCTTCCACTTAGGTGATTTCAAAAGAGCTATGGAGGAATACCAGTCTCTGACCAGAGACCCTGAATGTCCTGCCGAGGTGTGGGCCTATTTAGCCTGTTCCCTCTTTTTTCTTGGGCTCTATAAAGAGGCGGAGGAAGCTGCGTGTAAGGCTCCAGTGTCCCCCCTCCAAAAcaggctcctcctccacttGGCTCACAAGTTTAACGCTGAGAAAAACCTGATGGAATTTCACAAGAACCTGAAGGATACTATAGAGGACAATCTAAGCCTGGCATCCATTAACTACATGCATTCCCACTACAATGAAGCTATAGATATCTATAGACAGCTTGCACTGCAGAATGGAGATTTCCCAGCCCTGAACATGTACGTGGCTTTGTGCTACTACAGGCTGGGCTACTATGAAAGGTCCCTGGAAGTCTTAAATATGTACTTGCAGAGCATCCCTGACTCCACCATTGCTATTAACCTCAAGGCCTGCAACCACTTCAGGCTTGACAAAAGTAGGGCAGCAGAGGCTGAGTTGAAGAACCTGATCAATTCATCCTCCTGCTCCTTTCAGTTTGCTAAGGAGCTTATCCAACACAACCTGGTGGTGTTTTGTGGTGGGGCGGGGGCATTGCAGATGTTGCCACCATTGATCAATGTGATCCCCGAGGCCAGACTCAACCTGGTCATCTACCATCTCAGACAAGATAATTCCCAAGAAGCTTACAACCTCATCAAAGATTTGGTCCCCACCACACCTCAGGAGTACACTTTGAAGGGAGTGGTGAATGTCACATGGGGACGAGAAATTGGATCAAGGGATCACTTGAAAATCGCACAGCAGTTCTTTCAGCTGGTCGGAGGCTTGGTCACCGAATGTGACACTGTTCCTGGCAGACAGTGCTTAGCATCCTGCTTTTTCCTCTTGAGACAATTTGAAGATGTGCTCGTCTATCTTAACTCAATCAAGAGGTACCTTTATTATGATGATACCTTTAACTTTAACTATGCACAGGCTAAAGCAGCCCTTGGCTACTACAAAGAAGCTGAggtcatttttcagcttgttcaAAGTGACAAGATCAAGAATGACTACATTTACCTCAGCTGGCTGGCACGATGCTACATCATGAACCAGAAGGGCCAGCTTGCCTGGGAGCTTTACCTGAAGATGCGCACCTCCTCTTATTCCTTTAGTTTCCTGAAGCTCATCGCCAGTGACTGCTACACGATGGGCCAGTTCTACTATGCAGCCAAGGCATTTGATGCACTTGAGAAGCTACAACCAGAATCTAACTACTATGAGGGAAAAAGAGGGGCTTGTGTTGGCGTCTTCCAGCTCATCCTGGCAAATAAGGAGCCTAAGGAGACACTAAAGGAGGTGGTCCACCTGCTGCAAAACTCTGGCAACCCACAGGTTGAATACATCATCCGAACTTTGAGGAAGTGGGCCAAAGACAATGGAGTCATCCTCTCATAA